Proteins found in one Sorghum bicolor cultivar BTx623 chromosome 1, Sorghum_bicolor_NCBIv3, whole genome shotgun sequence genomic segment:
- the LOC8083831 gene encoding 26.7 kDa heat shock protein, chloroplastic: MSTITSCTLLSLGSAAWPAVYSAGRPSPVAVASLSSQRRPRPLSVCCATSQKGDHNPKTDLHPFNIPAFVLVHPVPPREERWQLEEDAEKVNLWFEVPGQSQYDLAVEIDEDVLVIKKKVHVVGGDVGQRSPGGGGGVNDYAPQSRKGGAAPEASKEAAQQGGEVIYARMLLPAGYSREGVEAELKSGVLRVTVAKIKERARRKIDVGILVK, encoded by the exons ATGTCGACGATCACTTCTTGCACCCTTCTGAGCCTCGGATCGGCAGCGTGGCCGGCAGTCTATTCCGCCGGGAGACCATCACCGGTGGCGGTGGCTTCCCTTTCTTCCCAGAGGAGGCCCCGGCCCCTTTCTGTGTGTTGTGCGACGAGCCAGAAAGGGGATCACAACCCAAAGACGGATTTGCATCCATTTAACATCCCTGCCTTCG TTCTGGTGCACCCGGTGCCACCACGCGAGGAACGGTGGCAGCTAGAAGAGGACGCCGAGAAGGTGAACCTGTGGTTCGAGGTGCCTGGGCAGTCCCAATATGACCTCGCCGTGGAGATCGACGAGGACGTGCTCGTCATCAAGAAGAAGGTCCATGTCGTCGGTGGGGACGTGGGCCAGAGGagccctggcggcggcggcggcgtcaacGATTATGCTCCCCAGAGCAGAAAGGGCGGCGCGGCGCCAGAAGCTAGCAAGGAGGCCGCACAGCAGGGCGGCGAGGTGATCTACGCCCGGATGCTGCTCCCGGCGGGGTACAGCAGGGAGGGCGTGGAGGCGGAGCTCAAGTCCGGCGTGCTTAGGGTCACTGTCGCCAAGATCAAGGAGCGGGCGCGCAGGAAGATCGACGTCGGCATTCTAGTCAAGTag
- the LOC8066443 gene encoding uncharacterized protein LOC8066443, giving the protein MSTIMASYTTPVRPSPALRPQACSLLLARGSWKPSVALRPSATVKCRRRALTVTCALPEKERPPAFSIPPTAMLCPVPPPDGKERWDIKDEDDRVTLWLQVPGLSESDIEVTTSEDVLEIKRRVTATQQPAAPVDAHGVGAFHIRLLLTKEYDGQNVTADLKAGMLEVTVPKNTQRQGKRVVLGAPRPTPTPTPTPTPRGNEGSNRKGPPQPQPQERKPEQTPGPGRQNTNGSTF; this is encoded by the exons ATGTCGACGATCATGGCATCTTACACCACCCCAGTGAGACCATCCCCAGCATTGAGACCGCAGGCTTGCTCTCTCTTGCTAGCACGTGGATCCTGGAAACCCTCTGTGGCATTACGGCCTTCTGCTACGGTGAAGTGCCGACGGCGGGCACTCACCGTGACCTGTGCGCTCCCGGAGAAAGAACGGCCACCGGCATTCAGCATCCCACCCACAG CTATGCTGTGCCCCGTGCCGCCGCCGGACGGCAAGGAGCGGTGGGACATCAAGGACGAGGACGACCGCGTCACGCTGTGGCTCCAGGTGCCAGGGCTGTCGGAGAGCGACATCGAGGTGACCACCAGCGAGGACGTCCTCGAGATCAAGCGCCGGGTCACCGCCACACAACAGCCGGCGGCGCCCGTGGACGCGCACGGAGTCGGCGCGTTCCACATCCGGCTGCTACTTACCAAGGAGTACGACGGCCAAAATGTGACGGCCGATCTCAAGGCCGGCATGCTGGAGGTCACCGTTCCCAAGAACACGCAACGCCAAGGCAAACGCGTCGTGCTGGGGGCGCCCAGgcccacgcccacgcccacgcccacgcccacgcccCGGGGAAACGAGGGCAGTAACAGGAAAGGTCCTCCTCAACCTCAACCACAAGAAAGGAAACCAGAACAAACCCCGGGGCCAGGGAGACAGAATACAAATGGATCAACGTTCTAG